The Colletotrichum higginsianum IMI 349063 chromosome 2, whole genome shotgun sequence genome has a segment encoding these proteins:
- a CDS encoding Hexose transporter, whose protein sequence is MHGVTLAPKISGKHNPDGQNEAHVENLANALPGLNEKDATAVAQAGAWEIDAFIDGMERELEAAGGLKTGFFQLEFSETKYFTWLIVAFASMGGLLSGLDQSLISGANLFLPADLGLTVKQNSLVNSAMPLGAVGGAIILSPCNEYFGRKMSIIISCILYTIGGALCAGAQNFGMIVSARVILGMGVGLEGGTVPVYVAETAERRIRGNVVSLYQLNIALGEVLGYAVAAIFIHVPGNWRWILGSSLLFSTIMLIGMLFLPESPRYLMHKGRTLDAYKVWKRIRGISTPEAKEEFFVMKVSVLDEKQVVAEGAKNKRFPWMDFFTVPRARRALVYANIMILLGQLTGVNAIMYYMSILMQQIGFDDEKATYMSLVGGGSLLIGTIPACFYMEKFGRRFWANAMLPGFFVGLVIIGASYQIPTTTNTTGAVACYLIGLALYMGFFGCYACLTWVVPSEVYPTYLRSYGMTTSSGLLFLSSFIVTYNFSAMQEAMTRTGLTLGFYGGIAILGWFYQLIFMPETKDKTLEDIDLLFQKPTREIVAMNVKNVTQSCGNFFMGRWGSSAQPAREMEVDEKNDKEVLA, encoded by the exons ATGCACGGAGTCACACTCGCCCCGAAGATCTCGGGCAAACACAACCCAGACGGCCAAAACGAGGCTCACGTCGAGAACCTGGCCAACGCCCTTCCCGGCCTCAACGAGAAAGatgccaccgccgtcgcccaggccggcgcctGGGAGATTGATGCCTTCATCGACGGCATGGagcgcgagctcgaggctgCCGGTGGCCTGAAGACGGGCTTCTTCCAGCTCGAGTTCAGCGAGACCAAGTACTTCACCTGGCTCATCGTGGCCTTTGCCTCCATGGGTGGTCTTCTCTCCGGTCTCGATCAGTCTCTCATCTCTGGCGCCAACCTGTTCTTGCCTGCCGATTTGGGCCTCACCGTCAAACAAAAC TCGCTCGTCAACTCGGCGATGCCCCTTGGCGCCGTTGGTGGTGCCATCATTCTCAGTCCTTGCAACGAGTACTTTGGCAGAAAGATGTCCATTATTATTTCCTGCATCCTCTACACCATCGGTGGTGCTCTCTGCGCCGGTGCCCAGAACTTCG GCATGATTGTCTCCGCGCGTGTCATCCTGGGCATGGGTGTCGGTCTTGAGGGCGGTACCGTCCCCGTCTACGTCGCCGAAACCGCCGAGCGAAGAATTCGTGGCAACGTCGTCTCTCTTTACCAGCTCaacatcgccctcggcgaagTCCTCGGCTACGCCGTCGCTGCCATCTTCATCCACGTCCCCGGCAACTGGCGCTGGATTCTCggctcctccctcctcttctccaccATCATGCTCATCGGCATGCTCTTCCTTCCCGAGTCCCCCCGTTACCTGATGCACAAGGGCCGCACCCTCGATGCGTACAAGGTGTGGAAGCGCATCCGCGGCATCTCCACGCCCGAGGCCAAAGAGGAGTTCTTCGTCATGAAGGTCTCCGTCCTGGACGAGAAGCAGGTCGTTGCCGAGGGCGCCAAGAACAAGCGCTTCCCGTGGATGGACTTCTTCACTGTCCCCCGCGCCCGTCGCGCCTTGGTCTACGCCAACATCATGATTCTCCTGGGCCAGCTCACGGGAGTCAACGCCATCATGTACTACATGTCCATCCTCATGCAGCAGAtcggcttcgacgacgagaaggccACCTACATGTCGCTCGTGGGCGGTGGCTCTCTGCTGATCGGCACCATCCCCGCCTGCTTCTACATGGAGAAGTTCGGCCGCCGCTTCTGGGCGAACGCCATGCTTCCCGGTTTCTTCGTCggtctcgtcatcatcggcgccagcTACCAGATCCCTACCACGACAAACACCACCGGTGCCGTGGCCTGCTACCTCATCGGTCTTGCCTTGTACATGGGATTCTTTGGCTGTTACGCCTGTCTCACTTGGGTCGTCCCCTCCGAGGTCTATCCTACCTACCTTCGATCCTACGGCATGACGACATCCTCGGGCCTGCTTTTCCTGTCTTCTTTCATTGTCACCTACAACTTCTCCGCCATGCAGGAAGCCATGACGCGGACGGGTCTGACTCTCGGCTTCTACGGCGGCATTGCCATCTTGGGGTGGTTCTACCAG TTGATTTTCATGCCTGAAACCAAAGACAAGACCCTTGAGGACATTGATCTTCTCTTCCAGAAGCCGACCCGGGAGATCGTTGCGATGAACGTAAAGAACGTGACCCAAAGTTGCGGCAACTTTTTCATGGGCCGATGGGGCAGCAGCGCTCAGCCCGCCCGTGAGATGGAGGTTGACGAGAAGAATGACAAGGAGGTTCTCGCTTAA
- a CDS encoding Alcohol dehydrogenase GroES-like domain-containing protein, whose protein sequence is MADQIPQQMRAATIKDFNQGYEVKDIQVPTELGPNDVLVKIAAAGYCHTDLQVQEGVYESAGAKPGLVGSHEPAGTVVKLGSEAGKQGLKVGDHVGSINTYGCCGRCNSCNQGKQVCDNLSGMLGLTLDGGFAQYMKADARVVAKIPDSIPWAEAAPLFCAGATVYGALCAAKPEKGQWLAMVGIGGLGHLGVQYAKSLGCKVIAIDNRQEALDLANDVPSHLKPDRTVLIDTDEAKEKAVKELQTSFYDTNPGVDRVVINTEGRPLIKFAQQFLRKGGVLVDVGLPADGPFEVDAFALNFKEQTIRGALICTPERSREMLELHAKNGCRTHVEKTFSVDQANEMAEHYMSKQLKGRLCMVF, encoded by the coding sequence ATGGCGGACCAGATCCCCCAGCAGATGCGCGCTGCAACCATCAAGGACTTCAACCAGGGCTACGAagtcaaggacatccaggTCCCTACCGAACTCGGCCCCAACGACGTGCTCGTCaagatcgccgccgcgggctACTGCCACACCGATCTCCAGGTCCAGGAGGGCGTCTACGAGTCAGCCGGCGCCAAgcccggcctcgtcggctctCATGAGCcggccggcaccgtcgtGAAGCTCGGctccgaggccggcaagcaGGGCCTCAAGGTCGGCGACCACGTCGGCTCCATCAACACGTACGGCTGCTGCGGCCGGTGCAACTCGTGCAACCAGGGCAAGCAGGTGTGCGACAACCTCAGCGGCATGCTCGGCCTCAcgctcgacggcggcttcgCCCAGTACATGAAGGCCGACGCCCGGGTCGTGGCCAAGATCCCCGACTCCATTCcctgggccgaggcggcgcccCTGTTCtgcgccggcgccaccgTCTACGGCGCCCTCTGCGCGGCGAAGCCCGAGAAGGGCCAGTGGCTCGCAATGGTCGGCATCGGAGGCCTGGGCCACCTGGGCGTCCAGTACGCCAAGTCGCTGGGCTGCAaggtcatcgccatcgacaaCCGCCaggaggccctcgacctggccAACGACGTCCCCTCGCACCTCAAGCCCGACCGCACCGTCCTCATCGACaccgacgaggccaaggagaaggccgtcaaggagctccAGACGTCCTTCTACGACACCAACCCGGGCGTCGACCGCGTCGTCATCAACACGGAGGGCCGGCCGCTGATCAAGTTCGCCCAGCAGTTCCTGCGCAAGGGCGGCGTgcttgtcgacgttggcCTCCCCGCAGACGGGCccttcgaggtcgacgcctTCGCCCTGAACTTCAAGGAGCAGACCATTCGCGGCGCGTTGATCTGCACCCCCGAGCGCAGCCGGGAGATGCTGGAGCTGCACGCCAAGAACGGCTGCAGGACACATGTCGAGAAGACGTTCAGCGTCGACCAGGCCAACGAGATGGCCGAGCACTACATGTCCAAGCAGCTCAAGGGCCGCTTGTGCATGGTCTTCTAG
- a CDS encoding glycosyl hydrolase family 43 codes for MPQVRNPILPGFNPDPSILRVGDDYYIATSTFEWFPGVQIHHSTDLANWELVTRPLNRKSQLDMRGDPDSCGVWAPCLTHDGDRFWLVYTDVKRKDGSFKDTHNYIVSSPSIEGPWSDPVHVNSSGFDPSLFHDDDGRKWFVNMMWDHRRRFHAFTGIALQEFDPEAGKLVGPRRNIFRGTELALVEGPHLYKRNGWYYLLTAEGGTAYEHACTLARSRDIQGPYELHPQKYVITSKDAPFAALQRAGHGDIVDTPDGRTYMVHLTGRPTTQNRRCVLGRETAIQEAYWADDDWLYVKNGPVPSLHVEVPGTRDDTAYWAEQRYTFEDGLHKDFQWLRTPEPERIFSTEGGKLTLIGRESIGSWFEQALVARRQTHFSYDAETTVDFSPADEREFAGLTAYYCRYNFFYLTVTAHEDGKRELLIQSSEASWPDGDLTTPFPDAVALPDSGKVRLALSIRGPRLQFYYALEGEELRAVGPVFDASIISDECGGHKAHGSFTGAFVGVAASDLNGTARRAVFDYFVYRPVHDATDRYEI; via the coding sequence ATGCCTCAAGTCCGGAATCCCATCCTCCCCGGCTTCAACCCGGACCCCTCCATCTTGAGGGTCGGGGATGACTACTACATCGCAACGTCCACCTTTGAATGGTTCCCCGGCGTCCAGATCCACCACTCGACGGACCTCGCCAACTGGGAGCTCGTCACCCGGCCCTTGAACCGCAAGAGCCAGCTGGACATGCGCGGCGACCCGGACAGCTGCGGCGTCTGGGCGCCCTGCCTCAcccacgacggcgaccgGTTCTGGCTCGTCTACACCGACGTCAAGCGCAAGGACGGCTCCTTCAAGGACACGCACAACTACATCGTCAGCTCCCCCTCCATCGAGGGGCCCTGGTCCGACCCCGTCCACGTCAACTCGTCCGGCTTCGACCCCTCGCTcttccacgacgacgacggccgcaaGTGGTTCGTCAACATGATGTGggaccaccgccgccgcttccaCGCCTTCACGGGGATCGCCCTGCAGGAGTTCGAccccgaggccggcaagctCGTCGGTCCCCGGAGGAACATCTTCAGGGGCACCGAGctggccctcgtcgagggcccgCACCTCTACAAGCGCAACGGGTGGTACTACCTCctgacggccgagggcggcacgGCCTACGAGCACGCCTGCACCCTCGCCCGCTCCCGCGACATCCAGGGCCCGTACGAGCTTCACCCGCAGAAGTACGTCATCACGTCCAAGGACGCGCCCTTTGCAGCCCTCCAGCGCGCGGGGcacggcgacatcgtcgacacCCCCGACGGCAGGACGTACATGGTGCACCTGACGGGGCGCCCGACGACGCAGAACAGGCGGTGCGTGCTGGGCCGCGAGACGGCGATCCAGGAGGCCTACtgggccgacgacgactggcTGTACGTCAAGAACGGCCCGGTGCCGTCGTTGCACGTCGAGGTCCCCGGGACGAGGGACGACACGGCGTACTGGGCGGAGCAGCGGTACACGTTCGAGGACGGGCTGCACAAGGACTTCCAGTGGCTGCGGACGCCGGAGCCCGAGCGCATCTTCTCGACCGAGGGCGGCAAGCTGACGCTCATCGGGCGGGAGTCGATCGGGTCGTGGTTCGAGCAGGCGCTCGTCGCGCGGCGGCAGACGCACTTCTCGTACGACGCCGAGACGACGGTCGACTTCTcgcccgccgacgagcggGAGTTCGCGGGCCTGACGGCCTACTACTGCCGCTACAACTTCTTCTACCTCACCGTCACGGCccacgaggacggcaagagGGAGCTCCTGATCCAGAGCTCCGAGGCCTCGTGGCCCGACGGCGACCTGACGACGCCGTTCCCGGATGCCGTGGCGCTGCCGGACTCGGGCAAGGTAAGGCTGGCGCTATCGATCCGCGGGCCGAGGCTCCAGTTCTACtacgccctcgagggcgaggagctgAGGGCGGTCGGCCCCGTGTTCGACGCGTCCATCATCTCGGACGAGTGCGGCGGGCACAAGGCGCACGGCAGCTTCACCGGCGCGTTTGTCGGCGTTGCCGCCTCGGACCTGAACGGCACCGCGAGGAGGGCCGTGTTTGACTACTTTGTTTACCGCCCCGTCCACGATGCGACGGACCGTTATGAGATTTGA
- a CDS encoding FAD binding domain-containing protein, whose translation MDSTPSFRRLAVASLLCLSPALVSAQAAENKAAELQACLTTAGVHSVINTDATWTDETTGFQKRIKVDPAAISFPENKDQVALSLDCARNASTSASPLGARHSFQAYGFGNPGSLVISMAAFNSVSFDAATNRLTYGGGSHVGPVLKYLWDNHGRHFPHVRGAHVGLAGSSIGGGYGSSSRHLGTPMDNLESVEYMLYNGTIVNAARGSDLFWAAQGAGASYGVLLSVTTNTHKPLFDTAINFTIAAGNLDADAVARSVVAIQDFALSKDSPDELALRWSLSGPPYTGTGYFYGNPAEFDAVIAPLVSSLNEIAGKVNVSKTELPFWDLEVAVAGQGMNQPEGGTLGGRSFYTQALTTTTDYPLTVEQAKILFESTTLAFNRTDLRKSGFLDLWGGVSRDIADEDTSYAHGKNLWLIRWEANSVDVNNYPADGPAYMKSLIKPFEDALVAGGSPLRGFVNYADTELSEAEWSSRLYGANFERLKQLKTVYDPEGVFVNHKQAIPLP comes from the coding sequence ATGGATTCTACGCCTTCTTTCAGACGCCTTGCCGTCGCTTCACTCCTTTGCCTGTCTCCCGCTCTCGTCtccgcccaggccgccgagaacaaGGCGGCCGAGCTGCAGGCCTGCTTGACCACCGCCGGCGTCCACAGCGTCATCAACACCGACGCCACCTGGACCGACGAGACCACCGGCTTCCAGAAGCGCATCAAggtcgacccggccgccaTCTCGTTCCCCGAGAACAAGGACCAGGtcgccctctccctcgacTGCGCCCGGAATgcctccacctcggcctcgcctctCGGCGCCCGCCACTCGTTCCAGGCCTACGGCTTCGGGAACCCGGGCAGCCTCGTGATCAGCATGGCCGCCTTCAACTCCGTGtccttcgacgccgccaccaacCGCCTCAcctacggcggcggctcccaCGTCGGCCCCGTCCTCAAGTACCTCTGGGACAACCACGGCCGCCACTTCCCCCACGTCCGCGGCGCccacgtcggcctcgccggctccagcatcggcggcggctacggGTCCTCCTCCCGCCACCTCGGCACCCCCATGGACAACCTCGAGTCCGTCGAGTACATGCTGTACAACGGCAccatcgtcaacgccgccagGGGCTCCGACCTCTTCTGGGCCGcccagggcgccggcgcctcgtacggcgtcctcctctccgtcaccaccaacacccaCAAGCCCCTCTTCGACACCGCCATCAActtcaccatcgccgccggcaacctggacgcggacgccgtcgccaggtccgtcgtcgccatccagGACTTTGCCCTCTCCAAGGACTCccccgacgagctcgccctcCGCTGGTCCTTGTCCGGGCCCCCCTACACCGGCACCGGCTACTTCTACGGCAACCCCGCCGagttcgacgccgtcatcgccccTCTCGTCAGCTCCCTGAACGAGATCGCCGGCAAGGTCAACGTCAGCAAGACCGAGCTCCCCTTCTGGGACTTggaggtcgccgtcgccggccagggcATGAACCAGCCCGAGGGcggcaccctcggcgggcGCTCGTTCTACACCCAGGCGctgaccaccaccaccgactACCCGCTCACGGTCGAGCAGGCCAAGATCCTGTTCGAGAGCACCACGCTGGCCTTCAACCGCACCGACCTCCGCAAGTCCGGCTTCCTCGACCTCTGGGGCGGCGTCTCGCgcgacatcgccgacgaggacaccAGCTACGCCCACGGCAAGAACCTCTGGCTCATCCGCTGGGAGGCCAACTCGGTCGACGTCAACAACTACCCGGCCGACGGCCCGGCCTACATGAAGTCGCTCATCAAGCCCttcgaggacgccctcgtcgccggcggcagcccCCTCCGCGGCTTCGTCAACTACGCCGACACGGAGCTCTCCGAGGCCGAGTGGTCTTCGCGCCTCTACGGCGCCAACTTTGAGCGCCTCAAGCAGCTCAAGACCGTCTACGACCCCGAGGGTGTCTTTGTCAACCACAAGCAGGCCATCCCCCTGCCTTGA
- a CDS encoding YkgB — translation MRYSPLTNLLAGSAVWAASCSAVTLYAADSGGNVTTLSLTGSGDTYSLSVASKTAECDVNPSWLTLDAANRVLYCLDRGSNSVPNGSLNSFSIGDGGALTRIARVSAPFSGVAGEIVTTESGARGYVSCSYNRSAAAVFALGDNGALPGTGPLQEFFPTLEAPGPVTSRQDTSYLHHVIVDPKNQYVLLADLGGDRVRVYTKDPDNVAPITEVDGLVTGPGVGPRHGVFKTAANGDIFFFFNGELDQNIYSYKVEYTPTGLAFTKVFSIPSVNADYPATKAPTSEIAITPDQKFIIVSNRDVSFRDSPVLGSGPSDTMSTFAIKEDGTLELVQLAPSGGWSPRQFSINKAGDLLAIGHQNNRTVVIWKRDLVSGKIIPEAEGGKVGQVTLTGAVVATIFDE, via the exons ATGCGCTACTCTCCCTTGACGAACCTCTTGGCGGGATCCGCTGTCTGGGCCGCCTCCTGCAGCGCCGTGACGCTCTACGCCGCCGACTCGGGCGGAAATGTGACCACCCTCTCGTTGACGGGATCCGGCGACACCTACAGCTTATCCGTCGCctccaagacggccgagtGCGATGTCAACCCGTCCTGGCTCACCCTGGACGCCGCCAACAGGGTCCTCTACTGCCTCGACCGGGGCTCTAACTCGGTCCCCAACGGCTCCCTAAACTCCTTCTCCATCGGGGATGGGGGTGCCCTGACCCGCATCGCTCGGGTCTCGGCGCCCTTCAGCGGTGTCGCTGGCGAGATTGTGACGACCGAGTCTGGAGCTCGCGGATACGTCTCTTGCTCGTA CAACCGAAGCGcagccgccgtcttcgccctgGGCGACAACGGCGCCCTCCCGGGCACGGGGCCGCTTCAGGAGTTCTTCCCGACCCTCGAGGCCCCCGGCCCCGTCACCTCCCGCCAGGACACGAGCTACCTGCACCacgtcatcgtcgaccccaagaaccagtACGTCCTGCTCGctgacctcggcggcgaccgcgTCCGCGTCTACACCAAGGACCCGGACAACGTCGCCCCCATcaccgaggtcgacggcctcgtcacGGGCCCCGGCGTCGGCCCCCGCCACGGCGTCTTCAAgaccgccgccaacggcgacatcttcttcttcttcaacggcgagctcgaccaGAACATCTACTCGTACAAGGTCGAGTACACCCCCACCGGCCTCGCCTTCACAAAGGTcttctccatcccctccGTCAACGCCGACTACCCTGCGACCAAGGCTCCGACAAGCGAGATTGCCATCACT CCCGACCAGAAGTTCATCATCGTCTCCAACCGCGATGTGTCTTTCCGCGACTCGCCCGTCCTCGGCTCTGGTCCCTCCGACACCATGTCGACCTTTGCCATCAAGGAGGACGGCacgctcgagctcgtccagctcgcTCCCTCCGGCGGCTGGTCCCCTCGCCAGTTCTCCatcaacaaggccggcgacctcCTGGCCATCGGCCACCAGAACAACCGCACCGTTGTCATCTGGAAGCGCGACCTCGTCTCGGGCAAGATCatccccgaggccgagggcggcaaggtcGGCCAGGTCACCCTCACCGGCGCTGTCGTCGCCACCATCTTTGATGAGTAG
- a CDS encoding Secreted protein, whose translation MRFTLILALLPALSVVLADDDMDSPMGSKEFVPTWEFEPFPGEKVVLNGTIEQVVAELKEINPDYSPFSSDSLAQADASFLSSTVQLPEIYPRDKVLCNMPKWGFVDTYSSDRGYSHLLGVRGRPRGDPGPGNCGRVSCGYKAAVWFCNDNKRHIVLDNFQEIAHMVGFIKYYCSANSPSKFNGQAFHQTGNWNVVLRRASC comes from the exons ATGCGCTTCACCCTCattcttgctcttctccccGCACTGTCGGTCGTCTTG gctgacgacgacatggacTCGCCGATGGGCTCCAAGGAGTTCGTGCCCACGTGGGAGTTCGAGCCGTTTCCGGGCGAGAAGGTCGTCCTGAACGGGACCATCGAGCAGGTCGTTGCCGAGCTCAAGGAGATCAACCCGGACTactcgcccttctcctccgaCTCCCTGGCCCAGGCGGACGCGTCTTTTTTATCGTCTACGGTCCAACTGCCCGAGATCTACCCGCGAGACAAGGTCCTGTGCAACATGCCCAAGTGGGGGTTTGTTGACACGTACTCGTCGGATCGCGGCTATAGCCACCTGTTGGGCGTGAGGGGTCGTCCTCGCGGCGATCCCGGTCCGGGGAACTGCGGTCGGGTGAGCTGCGGCTACAAGGCTGCCGTCTGGTTCTGCAACGAC AACAAGCGCCACATCGTGCTCGACAACTTTCAAGAGATTGCCCATATGGTCGGGTTCATCAAGTATTACTGCTCGGCCAACTCGCCGAGCAAGTTCAACGGCCAGGCCTTCCACCAGACCGGTAACTGGAACGTTGTACTTCGAAGAGCGAGCTGCTAA
- a CDS encoding Phosphatidylserine decarboxylase, which yields MLCYIHNLFSWGKESRSCKEKRPRGQHSVQWMAHDCKAIQIWVAQKVREAEDQKQLDNKLDPSLAQFQRVVYDDPTLSRLAENMFTEASVRYPLDPEAQPAIQNFRQFLQVVNIIMQSGPEFYDKPGSDNAMGFVGFPINALLDWPMGTTSGCEFFRRRDVNEALRDVLNTWAKFLGTTASKQCLRGWLSPLGRGMLADQANASRDRYSFQQLFVCPDAEDEEYLGFGSWDAFFTRRFRDGVRPVENPDGADAGNALVVTNACESAPLRVVTDVKFRDNFTLKGQPYSLVNMLNDNPLAPAFVGGTVYQAFLNALSYHRWHAPVSGTVVGVEMVSGTYYSESRHEGLAGNPGDPDSRAPNRSQAYISAVATRGIIYIRARRPEIGLMAIVFVGMAEVSSCEFTVGVGDEVVKGQEIGMFHFGGSSHCLVFRPGVRLRFVGRQPPWDCEHEENNRVNSALAVVRA from the coding sequence ATGCTATGCTACATACACAACCTATTCAGCTGGGGAAAGGAGTCTCGCTCTTGCAAAGAAAAACGCCCCCGTGGACAGCATTCCGTACAATGGATGGCTCATGACTGTAAAGCCATCCAGATATGGGTGGCCCAGAAAGTTCGCGAAGCCGAAGACCAAAAGCAGCTAGACAACAAACTCGATCCAAGCCTTGCCCAATTCCAGAGGGTTGTGTATGACGACCCAACCCTGTCTCGGCTGGCAGAGAACATGTTCACTGAGGCTTCGGTGCGATACCCTCTAGACCCGGAAGCGCAGCCTGCAATACAGAACTTCCGGCAGTTCTTGCAGGTGGTCAACATCATCATGCAGTCTGGGCCCGAATTCTACGACAAGCCCGGAAGCGACAACGCCATGGGATTCGTCGGCTTTCCGATCAACGCCCTCCTCGACTGGCCGATGGGGACGACATCCGGCTGCGAGTTCTTCCGGCGAAGGGACGTCAACGAGGCACTGCGAGACGTGCTGAACACTTGGGCCAAGTTTCTGGgcacgacggcgtcgaaaCAATGCCTCCGGGGCTGGCTGTCGCCCCTGGGACGGGGCATGCTGGCGGACCAGGCGAACGCCAGCAGAGACCGGTACAGCTTCCAGCAGCTTTTTGTCTGtcccgacgccgaggatgaggagtACCTGGGCTTCGGGTCCTGGGACGCCTTCTTCACGCGAAGAttccgcgacggcgtccgcCCCGTCGAGAACCCGGACGGCGCGGACGCCGGGAACGCCCTGGTCGTAACCAACGCGTGCGAGTCGGCGCCGCTGAGGGTCGTCACGGACGTCAAGTTCCGAGACAACTTCACGCTCAAGGGGCAGCCGTACTCGCTCGTGAACATGCTCAACGACAACCCGCTGGCGCCCGCgttcgtcggcggcaccgtctACCAGGCCTTCCTCAACGCGCTAAGCTACCACCGCTGGCACGCGCCCGTGAGCGGGACGGTCGTCGGGGTCGAGATGGTCTCGGGCACGTACTACAGCGAGAGCAGGCACGAGGGGCTGGCCGGCAACCCGGGCGACCCGGACTCGCGGGCGCCGAACCGTTCGCAGGCGTACATCAGCGCCGTCGCCACCCGCGGCATCATCTACATCcgggcccgccgccccgaGATCGGCCTCATGGCCATCGTGTTCGTGGGCATGGCCGAGGTGTCCAGTTGCGAGTTCACcgtgggcgtcggcgacgaggtcgtcaagggGCAGGAGATTGGCATGTTCCACTTCGGGGGCAGCTCACACTGCTTGGTCTTCCGGCCTGGCGTCAGGCTTCGGTTCGTCGGCAGGCAGCCGCCGTGGGACTGCGAGCACGAGGAGAACAATCGGGTGAACAGCGCGCTGGCCGTTGTGAGAGCGTGA